A genome region from Glutamicibacter arilaitensis Re117 includes the following:
- the hemQ gene encoding hydrogen peroxide-dependent heme synthase, whose translation MRERENAGENPTFFYTLWTIFKRSQIVERSEAAAAEFDALIEQLAAEGAIVRGIYDVSAMREDADVMIWVHGPAAELLQASMRKIRRSALLEGTEIVYSTMAVHREAEFAKDHSPAFARGVDAKEWMTVYPFVRSTEWYTMDPAERGKMLRDHGILGREFPNVLANTVAAFSFSDFEWQICLEADDMIDLVDMMRHLRYTEARHHVREETPFYTGRRISAAQVLEVLK comes from the coding sequence ATTCGCGAACGTGAGAATGCAGGAGAAAACCCGACGTTCTTCTACACCCTGTGGACCATTTTCAAGCGTTCGCAAATCGTTGAGCGTTCCGAGGCCGCTGCCGCTGAATTCGATGCCCTGATCGAGCAGCTGGCTGCCGAAGGCGCCATCGTGCGCGGCATCTACGACGTCTCGGCCATGCGCGAAGACGCAGACGTGATGATCTGGGTCCACGGTCCAGCCGCTGAGCTGCTGCAGGCCTCGATGCGCAAGATCCGCCGCTCCGCACTGCTGGAGGGTACCGAAATCGTGTACTCCACCATGGCCGTGCACCGCGAAGCAGAATTCGCCAAGGACCACTCGCCGGCATTCGCCCGAGGCGTGGATGCCAAGGAATGGATGACCGTCTACCCGTTCGTGCGCTCCACCGAGTGGTACACCATGGATCCAGCAGAGCGCGGCAAGATGCTGCGCGACCACGGCATCCTGGGCCGCGAATTCCCTAACGTACTGGCCAACACCGTAGCCGCTTTCTCCTTCAGCGACTTCGAATGGCAGATCTGTCTGGAAGCCGATGACATGATCGATTTGGTCGACATGATGCGCCACCTGCGCTACACCGAAGCCCGCCACCATGTGCGTGAGGAGACTCCGTTCTACACCGGCCGCCGCATCTCGGCCGCGCAGGTACTAGAGGTCCTGAAGTGA
- the hemG gene encoding protoporphyrinogen oxidase has protein sequence MSKEQRNLRAGDSSETTDAAKPRRDIANEAAAHALRLLEKVRHASEARLAKTDTDGDGQQNAAPHAVVIGGGIAGLVAARELRQTGHEVTVLEATGNFGGCVRSTEVAGLRIDAGAESFAVRGGVVASYLDELDLGEQIAATSGQPAWLIQGEDQEILAHPMPATAMLGIPGNVRTDEVRAIIGRPATVRAAADLITPMSKKWATEKLSIAEVVRARMGQAVLDQLVAPVVNGVYSTDPAKISIDAAAPGLRQAMQETGSLARAVSKLQASAPAGSRVAGLNGGMHTMVQALVAQLEEAGVALVRNCAATALSHDPQAAAPYAVRTLGQELHADRVVLAVPAQPALELLNPLFAAEQQLDSDGDANAIALAILVIDKPELDDAPRGSGVLVSKQAPLAAKALTHSTAKWPWLADESGPGTHVIRLSFGRIGEHENLVESGDDSALIDQAIKDASKILGVQLHRDDVLGSTVSRFSDMVPLQGEAATARRTALQHNLSDFEGLDVVGAWIAGTGLARVIAQARSAVAISAR, from the coding sequence GTGAGCAAGGAACAGCGCAACCTGCGTGCAGGGGATTCATCCGAAACCACTGATGCGGCCAAACCGCGACGCGATATTGCCAATGAGGCCGCAGCGCACGCCTTGCGCCTGTTGGAAAAGGTGCGCCACGCCAGCGAAGCACGCCTAGCTAAGACCGACACGGATGGTGATGGCCAGCAGAACGCGGCACCGCATGCAGTGGTGATCGGCGGCGGCATCGCCGGACTGGTTGCCGCCCGCGAACTGCGCCAGACCGGCCACGAAGTCACCGTGCTGGAAGCCACCGGTAACTTCGGCGGATGCGTACGCTCCACCGAAGTTGCGGGACTGAGAATTGACGCCGGCGCCGAATCCTTCGCCGTGCGCGGGGGAGTCGTCGCCTCCTACCTCGACGAGCTGGATCTCGGCGAGCAGATCGCCGCCACCTCCGGGCAGCCTGCTTGGCTCATCCAGGGCGAGGACCAAGAGATCCTGGCCCATCCGATGCCGGCCACCGCGATGCTGGGCATCCCGGGTAACGTGCGCACCGATGAAGTGCGCGCGATCATCGGCCGTCCAGCCACCGTGCGCGCCGCGGCAGACCTGATCACCCCGATGAGCAAGAAATGGGCTACCGAAAAGTTGTCCATCGCTGAAGTGGTCCGTGCACGCATGGGCCAAGCGGTGCTGGACCAGCTGGTCGCTCCAGTGGTCAACGGCGTGTACTCCACCGACCCAGCCAAGATCTCCATTGACGCCGCCGCGCCGGGACTGCGCCAGGCCATGCAGGAGACCGGTTCGCTGGCTCGTGCGGTGTCCAAGCTGCAGGCTTCGGCCCCCGCAGGCTCCCGGGTCGCCGGGCTCAACGGCGGCATGCACACCATGGTCCAGGCCCTGGTGGCCCAACTGGAAGAAGCTGGAGTCGCGCTGGTGCGCAATTGCGCTGCCACCGCCTTGAGCCATGATCCGCAAGCGGCTGCACCGTACGCCGTGCGAACCCTGGGCCAGGAATTGCACGCAGATCGGGTAGTGCTCGCGGTTCCCGCGCAGCCTGCCCTTGAATTGCTCAACCCCCTGTTCGCCGCAGAACAGCAACTTGACTCCGATGGTGACGCCAACGCCATTGCCTTGGCGATTCTGGTAATCGACAAGCCGGAACTTGATGATGCCCCGCGCGGTTCAGGGGTGCTGGTTTCCAAGCAAGCCCCGCTGGCCGCGAAGGCGCTGACCCATTCGACCGCCAAGTGGCCTTGGCTGGCTGACGAGTCCGGCCCAGGCACGCATGTCATCCGCCTGTCCTTTGGACGGATCGGCGAACACGAGAACCTGGTCGAATCCGGGGATGACTCCGCACTCATCGACCAGGCAATCAAAGATGCTTCAAAGATTCTCGGTGTTCAATTGCATCGTGATGATGTCTTGGGAAGCACCGTTTCACGCTTCAGCGACATGGTTCCGCTGCAGGGGGAGGCCGCAACGGCGCGCCGCACCGCACTGCAGCACAACCTGTCGGACTTCGAAGGGCTCGATGTAGTTGGCGCATGGATTGCCGGCACCGGGCTGGCGCGAGTGATCGCCCAAGCCCGCAGCGCCGTGGCAATCAGCGCCCGCTAA
- the hemE gene encoding uroporphyrinogen decarboxylase — MTLSQNHPMIDGRTQDSALIQALTGKKPSHHPVWFMRQAGRSLPEYLKLREGVSMLDSCLDPAMASEITLQPVRRHKVDAGIFFSDIVIPLRLAGIGVDIVPGVGPVLDTPIRTAEQVAALPELTDEALEPIREAVRLTVAELGSTPLIGFAGAPFTVAAYMVEGKPSRDHLGPRTMMHTDPEVWDGLMSWAANASGKFLRAQVEAGASASQLFDSWAGSLSLPDYQKFVAPYSVKSLDDVRDLGVPLIHFGTGTGELLTAMRDAGVDTVGVDYRIPLETAIERLGQDVSVQGNIDPALLAAPWEVLEAHVREVVAAGKNARGHVVNLGHGVPPTTDPTVLTRVVELIHSL, encoded by the coding sequence ATGACCCTGTCGCAGAACCATCCGATGATTGATGGCCGTACCCAAGATTCCGCTCTGATCCAAGCTCTGACCGGCAAGAAGCCGTCGCATCACCCGGTGTGGTTCATGCGCCAGGCCGGCCGTTCGCTGCCTGAATACCTGAAGCTGCGCGAAGGGGTGAGCATGCTCGACTCCTGCCTGGACCCTGCCATGGCCAGCGAGATCACCTTGCAGCCGGTGCGCCGCCACAAGGTGGACGCCGGAATCTTCTTCTCCGATATCGTCATCCCGCTGCGACTGGCCGGTATCGGCGTAGACATCGTGCCAGGTGTTGGCCCGGTACTCGATACCCCGATCCGCACCGCCGAACAGGTCGCCGCCCTTCCAGAGCTCACCGACGAAGCGCTGGAACCAATCCGCGAAGCAGTGCGCCTGACCGTTGCCGAACTGGGCAGCACCCCGCTGATCGGTTTTGCCGGAGCGCCATTCACCGTGGCCGCCTACATGGTCGAGGGCAAGCCAAGCCGCGACCACCTGGGCCCGCGCACCATGATGCACACCGACCCGGAAGTCTGGGACGGATTGATGAGCTGGGCCGCGAATGCCTCGGGCAAGTTCTTGCGCGCCCAGGTCGAGGCAGGAGCTTCGGCCTCGCAGCTCTTCGACTCCTGGGCCGGCTCGCTGTCGCTGCCGGACTACCAGAAGTTCGTTGCTCCTTACTCGGTGAAGTCCTTGGACGACGTGCGCGATCTGGGTGTGCCTTTGATCCACTTCGGCACCGGAACCGGCGAGCTGCTCACCGCGATGCGCGATGCAGGGGTCGATACCGTGGGCGTGGACTACCGCATCCCGCTGGAAACGGCCATCGAACGCCTGGGCCAGGACGTATCGGTCCAGGGCAATATCGACCCGGCTTTGCTGGCCGCCCCTTGGGAAGTTCTCGAAGCGCATGTGCGTGAAGTGGTGGCAGCGGGCAAGAACGCTCGCGGCCACGTGGTGAACCTGGGCCACGGTGTTCCTCCGACCACCGATCCAACCGTGTTGACCCGTGTGGTGGAGCTCATCCACTCGCTGTAA